A genomic segment from Anaerolineae bacterium encodes:
- a CDS encoding cupin domain-containing protein has translation MDKLPFVKAEDVPGEYRTPPRVSKLLLGPKTIGTRNVSMGMNITEVGSMIPDHVHEDSEEVMFIISGRAKLVVEGEGEWEVGPDTAIFAPLGKRHRLENIGDEPLKLVWAYAPPLPQHFE, from the coding sequence GTGGACAAACTGCCGTTTGTCAAAGCCGAGGATGTCCCGGGAGAATACCGCACCCCGCCGCGAGTCTCCAAGCTCCTGCTGGGGCCCAAGACCATCGGGACACGCAACGTCTCCATGGGCATGAACATCACCGAAGTGGGCAGTATGATCCCGGATCATGTGCACGAGGATTCGGAAGAGGTGATGTTCATCATCAGCGGAAGGGCTAAGCTGGTGGTTGAGGGCGAAGGGGAATGGGAGGTAGGCCCCGATACCGCCATCTTCGCGCCATTAGGCAAGCGCCACCGTCTGGAGAACATCGGCGATGAACCGCTGAAGCTGGTGTGGGCCTACGCACCGCCTCTGCCCCAGCATTTCGAGTAA
- a CDS encoding IclR family transcriptional regulator, translating into MTSTYTVRAIERAMRILMTFDNDHTDRGVTEIAQMTGIHKATVHRILMTLMAGGFLERSPDGERFRLGRRIIELGLGALGRLGLRRIALPYMRQLVERFQETCDLGLFDRGRVLYVEVIHSGRSLSVAPLVGRRLPAYCSASGKAMLAFQPPDVIEEVLLEPMRQFTETTITSPARLREELERIRERGYAIDNGELEAAIRAVAAPILNVDGYADAAVGLVGPASRLTIETLTEMAPAVTETAQAIAGQMPVRFTV; encoded by the coding sequence ATGACCAGCACATATACAGTACGAGCCATTGAGCGGGCGATGCGCATCCTGATGACCTTTGACAACGATCACACGGACCGCGGGGTGACCGAGATCGCCCAGATGACCGGCATCCACAAGGCCACCGTGCACCGCATCCTGATGACCCTTATGGCCGGCGGGTTCCTGGAGCGTTCGCCGGACGGAGAGCGGTTCCGGCTCGGCCGGCGCATCATCGAACTGGGCCTGGGCGCCCTGGGGCGGCTGGGCCTGCGCCGCATCGCCCTGCCCTACATGCGCCAGCTCGTGGAGCGTTTTCAGGAGACCTGTGACCTGGGGTTGTTCGACCGGGGGCGGGTGCTCTACGTCGAGGTCATCCACAGCGGCCGCTCGCTGTCGGTGGCGCCGCTGGTGGGCCGGCGCCTGCCGGCCTACTGCTCCGCCAGCGGCAAGGCCATGCTGGCATTCCAACCGCCCGATGTGATCGAAGAGGTTCTGCTCGAACCGATGCGGCAGTTCACCGAAACCACCATCACCTCGCCGGCCCGGCTCCGCGAAGAGCTGGAGCGCATCCGCGAGCGAGGCTACGCAATCGACAATGGAGAACTGGAGGCGGCAATCCGGGCCGTTGCCGCCCCTATCCTGAACGTGGACGGTTATGCGGATGCGGCCGTGGGCCTGGTGGGGCCGGCTTCCCGCTTGACCATAGAGACCCTGACCGAAATGGCGCCGGCGGTAACCGAAACGGCGCAGGCGATCGCCGGGCAAATGCCCGTCCGATTCACGGTATAA